One segment of Carya illinoinensis cultivar Pawnee chromosome 1, C.illinoinensisPawnee_v1, whole genome shotgun sequence DNA contains the following:
- the LOC122277717 gene encoding E3 ubiquitin protein ligase DRIP2 isoform X2: protein MKIKRNERVRGGALHNDINLEIIEIYSTPVCRNCIYEKLTDEELNHCPVCNIDLGCAPLEKLRADHTLQGLRAKVFPFGEKADSPEVMPSVPCSGKRKERSLSSLGVSTPRLSARPGLIGRRLKSAARKSLVLQDSNLFVDESVRKEEDNKKVGICHNPSNAESSKQYMSNKGIDYPEPCEGKTDLWKSINCLVEAANKTKSVKFTVNGTLAKPALPDAHDNESDVPKAKRKRHGHKSKGHGDGNDPSSVPSGSMKPRKFQGSRQRKAAASEGLHITGQALDVNSRHDRRLSPIWFALVASNDKDGYAPLPQISSCYLRVKDGSLPVSFIKKYLVKKLDLDSEAEVEILLRGQPLISTQQLHNLVDLWLQTKPISERISASVGSSAKYFVMVLSYIRKIAT, encoded by the exons ATGAAGATCAAGCGAAATGAGAGAGTAAGAGGAGGAGCACTGCACAATGACATCAATCTAGAGATCATAGAGATTTACTCAACACCGG TTTGCAGGAATTGCATATACGAGAAGTTAACAGATGAGGAGTTGAATCACTGCCCCGTGTGCAATATAGATTTAGGTTGTGCTCCACTGGAGAAATTAAG GGCAGACCACACTTTGCAAGGCTTAAGGGCTAAAGTCTTCCCTTTTGGAGAAAAAGCTGATTCACCTGAGGTGATGCCCTCAGTTCCATGTTCAGGAAAAAGGAAGGAGAGATCTCTCTCTTCATTGGGGGTCAGCACACCTAGACTATCAGCCCGGCCCGGTCTGATTGGAAGAAGATTAAAATCTGCTGCAAGAAAGTCCCTTGTTCTACAAGACTCTAATCTTTTTGTTGATGAATCTGTTAGAAAGGAGGAAGACAATAAGAAAGTGGGAATTTGCCAT AATCCTTCTAATGCTGAGTCATCTAAGCAATACATGTCTAATAAAGGTATTGACTATCCTGAACCATGTGAAGGGAAAACTGATTTGTGGAAATCCATAAATTGCCTGGTGGAAGCTGCAAACAAAACGAAATCTGTTAAATTTACTGTAAATGGTACATTGGCAAAACCGGCACTGCCTGATGCTCATGACAATGAATCAGATGTGCCTAAAGCCAAAAGAAAGAGACATGGTCATAAATCAAAAGGCCATGGTGATGGAAATGACCCATCTTCTGTACCATCAGGATCAATGAAACCTAGAAAGTTCCAAGGTTCTCGACAAAGAAAAGCTGCTGCCTCTGAGGGGTTGCATATTACAGGACAAGCTCTTGATGTGAATAGCAGGCATGACAGAAGACTTAGTCCAATCTGGTTTGCATTAGTTGCTTCTAATGACAA GGATGGATATGCACCCCTGCCACAGATATCCTCCTGCTACTTGCGGGTTAA GGATGGTAGTTTACCCGTTTCATTTATCAAAAAGTATCTTGTGAAAAAACTGGATCTTGATAGTGAGGCTGAG GTGGAGATCTTGTTGCGTGGTCAACCACTGATTTCTACACAGCAACTTCACAACTTGGTAGACTTGTGGCTGCAGACAAAACCAATATCAGAAAGAATATCGGCATCTGTGGGCAGCTCAGCCAAGTATTTTGTAATGGTTCTGTCTTATATTCGGAAGATAGCCACATGA
- the LOC122277717 gene encoding E3 ubiquitin protein ligase DRIP2 isoform X1, whose amino-acid sequence MVKVQREKIAVCMTCPLCNKLFEDATTISECLHTFCRNCIYEKLTDEELNHCPVCNIDLGCAPLEKLRADHTLQGLRAKVFPFGEKADSPEVMPSVPCSGKRKERSLSSLGVSTPRLSARPGLIGRRLKSAARKSLVLQDSNLFVDESVRKEEDNKKVGICHNPSNAESSKQYMSNKGIDYPEPCEGKTDLWKSINCLVEAANKTKSVKFTVNGTLAKPALPDAHDNESDVPKAKRKRHGHKSKGHGDGNDPSSVPSGSMKPRKFQGSRQRKAAASEGLHITGQALDVNSRHDRRLSPIWFALVASNDKDGYAPLPQISSCYLRVKDGSLPVSFIKKYLVKKLDLDSEAEVEILLRGQPLISTQQLHNLVDLWLQTKPISERISASVGSSAKYFVMVLSYIRKIAT is encoded by the exons ATGGTGAAGGTACAGAGGGAAAAAATCGCCGTATGCATGACCTGTCCTTTATGCAATAAGCTCTTCGAAGACGCCACCACGATATCAGAGTGCCTTCACACCT TTTGCAGGAATTGCATATACGAGAAGTTAACAGATGAGGAGTTGAATCACTGCCCCGTGTGCAATATAGATTTAGGTTGTGCTCCACTGGAGAAATTAAG GGCAGACCACACTTTGCAAGGCTTAAGGGCTAAAGTCTTCCCTTTTGGAGAAAAAGCTGATTCACCTGAGGTGATGCCCTCAGTTCCATGTTCAGGAAAAAGGAAGGAGAGATCTCTCTCTTCATTGGGGGTCAGCACACCTAGACTATCAGCCCGGCCCGGTCTGATTGGAAGAAGATTAAAATCTGCTGCAAGAAAGTCCCTTGTTCTACAAGACTCTAATCTTTTTGTTGATGAATCTGTTAGAAAGGAGGAAGACAATAAGAAAGTGGGAATTTGCCAT AATCCTTCTAATGCTGAGTCATCTAAGCAATACATGTCTAATAAAGGTATTGACTATCCTGAACCATGTGAAGGGAAAACTGATTTGTGGAAATCCATAAATTGCCTGGTGGAAGCTGCAAACAAAACGAAATCTGTTAAATTTACTGTAAATGGTACATTGGCAAAACCGGCACTGCCTGATGCTCATGACAATGAATCAGATGTGCCTAAAGCCAAAAGAAAGAGACATGGTCATAAATCAAAAGGCCATGGTGATGGAAATGACCCATCTTCTGTACCATCAGGATCAATGAAACCTAGAAAGTTCCAAGGTTCTCGACAAAGAAAAGCTGCTGCCTCTGAGGGGTTGCATATTACAGGACAAGCTCTTGATGTGAATAGCAGGCATGACAGAAGACTTAGTCCAATCTGGTTTGCATTAGTTGCTTCTAATGACAA GGATGGATATGCACCCCTGCCACAGATATCCTCCTGCTACTTGCGGGTTAA GGATGGTAGTTTACCCGTTTCATTTATCAAAAAGTATCTTGTGAAAAAACTGGATCTTGATAGTGAGGCTGAG GTGGAGATCTTGTTGCGTGGTCAACCACTGATTTCTACACAGCAACTTCACAACTTGGTAGACTTGTGGCTGCAGACAAAACCAATATCAGAAAGAATATCGGCATCTGTGGGCAGCTCAGCCAAGTATTTTGTAATGGTTCTGTCTTATATTCGGAAGATAGCCACATGA
- the LOC122277731 gene encoding magnesium transporter MRS2-I-like isoform X4: MVRDGEVVQVDPGVEVVAKKKTQTVARSWILMDCTGEGEVLDVDKYAIMHRVHIHARDLRILDPLLSYPSTILGREKAIVLNLEHIKAIITAEEVLLRDPTDENVIPVVEELHRRLPPVNVIRQGQVNIKEYPGGQNDMEASVEDESPFEFRALEVALEAICSFLAARTTELESAAYPALDDLTSKISSRNLDRVRKLKSAMTRLTARVQKVRDELEQLLDDDDDMADLYLSRKLAGASSPVSGSGAANWFSASPTIGSKISRASRASVATLFVDENDVEELEMLLEAYFMQIDGTFNRLTTLREYIDDTEDYINIQLDNHRNQLIQLELFLSSGTVCVSIFSLVTAIFGMNIPYTWNDNHGFMFKWVVIATGISCTLLFLLIVYHAHRKGLIGS, encoded by the exons ATGGTTCGGGACGGAGAGGTGGTACAGGTGGACCCTGGTGTGGAGGTGGTGGCGAAGAAGAAGACCCAGACGGTGGCTCGGAGCTGGATACTGATGGACTGCACGGGGGAAGGGGAGGTCCTGGATGTGGACAAGTACGCCATCATGCACCGCGTCCACATCCACGCCCGCGATCTCCGCATCCTTGACCCCTTGTTGTCCTACCCCTCTACCATCCTTGGCCGTGAAAAGGCCATCGTTCTCAACTTGGAG CATATCAAGGCAATTATCACTGCCGAAgag GTACTGCTTCGGGATCCAACCGATGAAAATGTAATCCCTGTTGTTGAGGAACTTCATAGGCGCTTGCCTCCTGTCAATGTCATTCGCCAAGGTCAAGTCAACATAAAAGAGTACCCGGGGGGGCAAAATGACATGGAAGCCAGTGTAGAAGATG AGTCCCCTTTTGAATTCCGGGCCCTGGAGGTAGCTTTGGAGGCTATTTGTAGTTTCCTTGCTGCACGTACAACGGAATTGGAGAGTGCTGCTTATCCTGCACTTGACGATCTTACCTCTAAG ATTAGTAGTCGTAACTTGGACAGGGTTCGTAAATTGAAGAGTGCAATGACGAGGTTGACAGCTCGGGTCCAAAAG GTTAGAGATGAACTTGAACAActacttgatgatgatgatgacatgGCTGACCTTTACTTGTCAAGAAagttggctggtgcatcttcacCAGTTAGTGGCTCTGGCGCTGCCAATTGGTTTTCTGCCTCTCCTACCATAGGCTCAAAGATATCCAGAGCAAGTAGAGCAAGTGTGGCTACACTTTTTGTAGATGAGAACGATGTTGAGGAGCTTGAAATGTTACTGGAG GCTTACTTCATGCAAATTGATGGCACATTCAACAGATTAACCACT CTGCGAGAATACATTGATGATACAGAAGATTACATCAACATTCAG CTTGACAATCATCGAAATCAGCTGATTCAG TTGGAGCTCTTTCTAAGTTCTGGAACTGTTTGTGTATCCATCTTTTCTTTGGTGACCGCAATATTTGGCATGAATATCCCGTATACTTGGAATGATAACCATGGATTCATGTTTAAATGG GTGGTCATTGCCACAGGAATTAGTTGTACTCTTCTGTTTCTACTGATTGTTTATCATGCTCACCGCAAGGGATTGATTGGTTCTTGA
- the LOC122277731 gene encoding magnesium transporter MRS2-I-like isoform X3, with protein sequence MVRDGEVVQVDPGVEVVAKKKTQTVARSWILMDCTGEGEVLDVDKYAIMHRVHIHARDLRILDPLLSYPSTILGREKAIVLNLEHIKAIITAEEVSLSLSFSPVNTVLLRDPTDENVIPVVEELHRRLPPVNVIRQGQVNIKEYPGGQNDMEASVEDESPFEFRALEVALEAICSFLAARTTELESAAYPALDDLTSKISSRNLDRVRKLKSAMTRLTARVQKVRDELEQLLDDDDDMADLYLSRKLAGASSPVSGSGAANWFSASPTIGSKISRASRASVATLFVDENDVEELEMLLEAYFMQIDGTFNRLTTLREYIDDTEDYINIQLDNHRNQLIQLELFLSSGTVCVSIFSLVTAIFGMNIPYTWNDNHGFMFKWVVIATGISCTLLFLLIVYHAHRKGLIGS encoded by the exons ATGGTTCGGGACGGAGAGGTGGTACAGGTGGACCCTGGTGTGGAGGTGGTGGCGAAGAAGAAGACCCAGACGGTGGCTCGGAGCTGGATACTGATGGACTGCACGGGGGAAGGGGAGGTCCTGGATGTGGACAAGTACGCCATCATGCACCGCGTCCACATCCACGCCCGCGATCTCCGCATCCTTGACCCCTTGTTGTCCTACCCCTCTACCATCCTTGGCCGTGAAAAGGCCATCGTTCTCAACTTGGAG CATATCAAGGCAATTATCACTGCCGAAgaggtttctctctctctctctttctctccagTAAACACG GTACTGCTTCGGGATCCAACCGATGAAAATGTAATCCCTGTTGTTGAGGAACTTCATAGGCGCTTGCCTCCTGTCAATGTCATTCGCCAAGGTCAAGTCAACATAAAAGAGTACCCGGGGGGGCAAAATGACATGGAAGCCAGTGTAGAAGATG AGTCCCCTTTTGAATTCCGGGCCCTGGAGGTAGCTTTGGAGGCTATTTGTAGTTTCCTTGCTGCACGTACAACGGAATTGGAGAGTGCTGCTTATCCTGCACTTGACGATCTTACCTCTAAG ATTAGTAGTCGTAACTTGGACAGGGTTCGTAAATTGAAGAGTGCAATGACGAGGTTGACAGCTCGGGTCCAAAAG GTTAGAGATGAACTTGAACAActacttgatgatgatgatgacatgGCTGACCTTTACTTGTCAAGAAagttggctggtgcatcttcacCAGTTAGTGGCTCTGGCGCTGCCAATTGGTTTTCTGCCTCTCCTACCATAGGCTCAAAGATATCCAGAGCAAGTAGAGCAAGTGTGGCTACACTTTTTGTAGATGAGAACGATGTTGAGGAGCTTGAAATGTTACTGGAG GCTTACTTCATGCAAATTGATGGCACATTCAACAGATTAACCACT CTGCGAGAATACATTGATGATACAGAAGATTACATCAACATTCAG CTTGACAATCATCGAAATCAGCTGATTCAG TTGGAGCTCTTTCTAAGTTCTGGAACTGTTTGTGTATCCATCTTTTCTTTGGTGACCGCAATATTTGGCATGAATATCCCGTATACTTGGAATGATAACCATGGATTCATGTTTAAATGG GTGGTCATTGCCACAGGAATTAGTTGTACTCTTCTGTTTCTACTGATTGTTTATCATGCTCACCGCAAGGGATTGATTGGTTCTTGA
- the LOC122277731 gene encoding magnesium transporter MRS2-2-like isoform X5 translates to MVRDGEVVQVDPGVEVVAKKKTQTVARSWILMDCTGEGEVLDVDKYAIMHRVHIHARDLRILDPLLSYPSTILGREKAIVLNLEHIKAIITAEEVSLSLSFSPVNTVLLRDPTDENVIPVVEELHRRLPPVNVIRQGQVNIKEYPGGQNDMEASVEDESPFEFRALEVALEAICSFLAARTTELESAAYPALDDLTSKISSRNLDRVRKLKSAMTRLTARVQKVRDELEQLLDDDDDMADLYLSRKLAGASSPVSGSGAANWFSASPTIGSKISRASRASVATLFVDENDVEELEMLLEAYFMQIDGTFNRLTTLREYIDDTEDYINIQLDNHRNQLIQVVIATGISCTLLFLLIVYHAHRKGLIGS, encoded by the exons ATGGTTCGGGACGGAGAGGTGGTACAGGTGGACCCTGGTGTGGAGGTGGTGGCGAAGAAGAAGACCCAGACGGTGGCTCGGAGCTGGATACTGATGGACTGCACGGGGGAAGGGGAGGTCCTGGATGTGGACAAGTACGCCATCATGCACCGCGTCCACATCCACGCCCGCGATCTCCGCATCCTTGACCCCTTGTTGTCCTACCCCTCTACCATCCTTGGCCGTGAAAAGGCCATCGTTCTCAACTTGGAG CATATCAAGGCAATTATCACTGCCGAAgaggtttctctctctctctctttctctccagTAAACACG GTACTGCTTCGGGATCCAACCGATGAAAATGTAATCCCTGTTGTTGAGGAACTTCATAGGCGCTTGCCTCCTGTCAATGTCATTCGCCAAGGTCAAGTCAACATAAAAGAGTACCCGGGGGGGCAAAATGACATGGAAGCCAGTGTAGAAGATG AGTCCCCTTTTGAATTCCGGGCCCTGGAGGTAGCTTTGGAGGCTATTTGTAGTTTCCTTGCTGCACGTACAACGGAATTGGAGAGTGCTGCTTATCCTGCACTTGACGATCTTACCTCTAAG ATTAGTAGTCGTAACTTGGACAGGGTTCGTAAATTGAAGAGTGCAATGACGAGGTTGACAGCTCGGGTCCAAAAG GTTAGAGATGAACTTGAACAActacttgatgatgatgatgacatgGCTGACCTTTACTTGTCAAGAAagttggctggtgcatcttcacCAGTTAGTGGCTCTGGCGCTGCCAATTGGTTTTCTGCCTCTCCTACCATAGGCTCAAAGATATCCAGAGCAAGTAGAGCAAGTGTGGCTACACTTTTTGTAGATGAGAACGATGTTGAGGAGCTTGAAATGTTACTGGAG GCTTACTTCATGCAAATTGATGGCACATTCAACAGATTAACCACT CTGCGAGAATACATTGATGATACAGAAGATTACATCAACATTCAG CTTGACAATCATCGAAATCAGCTGATTCAG GTGGTCATTGCCACAGGAATTAGTTGTACTCTTCTGTTTCTACTGATTGTTTATCATGCTCACCGCAAGGGATTGATTGGTTCTTGA
- the LOC122277731 gene encoding magnesium transporter MRS2-I-like isoform X1, producing the protein MVRDGEVVQVDPGVEVVAKKKTQTVARSWILMDCTGEGEVLDVDKYAIMHRVHIHARDLRILDPLLSYPSTILGREKAIVLNLEHIKAIITAEEVSLSLSFSPVNTVLLRDPTDENVIPVVEELHRRLPPVNVIRQGQVNIKEYPGGQNDMEASVEDESPFEFRALEVALEAICSFLAARTTELESAAYPALDDLTSKISSRNLDRVRKLKSAMTRLTARVQKVRDELEQLLDDDDDMADLYLSRKLAGASSPVSGSGAANWFSASPTIGSKISRASRASVATLFVDENDVEELEMLLEAYFMQIDGTFNRLTTLREYIDDTEDYINIQLDNHRNQLIQLELFLSSGTVCVSIFSLVTAIFGMNIPYTWNDNHGFMFKWVCLQYLLVNLAVGFCTKFCKKILDDFLVCVGRWSLPQELVVLFCFY; encoded by the exons ATGGTTCGGGACGGAGAGGTGGTACAGGTGGACCCTGGTGTGGAGGTGGTGGCGAAGAAGAAGACCCAGACGGTGGCTCGGAGCTGGATACTGATGGACTGCACGGGGGAAGGGGAGGTCCTGGATGTGGACAAGTACGCCATCATGCACCGCGTCCACATCCACGCCCGCGATCTCCGCATCCTTGACCCCTTGTTGTCCTACCCCTCTACCATCCTTGGCCGTGAAAAGGCCATCGTTCTCAACTTGGAG CATATCAAGGCAATTATCACTGCCGAAgaggtttctctctctctctctttctctccagTAAACACG GTACTGCTTCGGGATCCAACCGATGAAAATGTAATCCCTGTTGTTGAGGAACTTCATAGGCGCTTGCCTCCTGTCAATGTCATTCGCCAAGGTCAAGTCAACATAAAAGAGTACCCGGGGGGGCAAAATGACATGGAAGCCAGTGTAGAAGATG AGTCCCCTTTTGAATTCCGGGCCCTGGAGGTAGCTTTGGAGGCTATTTGTAGTTTCCTTGCTGCACGTACAACGGAATTGGAGAGTGCTGCTTATCCTGCACTTGACGATCTTACCTCTAAG ATTAGTAGTCGTAACTTGGACAGGGTTCGTAAATTGAAGAGTGCAATGACGAGGTTGACAGCTCGGGTCCAAAAG GTTAGAGATGAACTTGAACAActacttgatgatgatgatgacatgGCTGACCTTTACTTGTCAAGAAagttggctggtgcatcttcacCAGTTAGTGGCTCTGGCGCTGCCAATTGGTTTTCTGCCTCTCCTACCATAGGCTCAAAGATATCCAGAGCAAGTAGAGCAAGTGTGGCTACACTTTTTGTAGATGAGAACGATGTTGAGGAGCTTGAAATGTTACTGGAG GCTTACTTCATGCAAATTGATGGCACATTCAACAGATTAACCACT CTGCGAGAATACATTGATGATACAGAAGATTACATCAACATTCAG CTTGACAATCATCGAAATCAGCTGATTCAG TTGGAGCTCTTTCTAAGTTCTGGAACTGTTTGTGTATCCATCTTTTCTTTGGTGACCGCAATATTTGGCATGAATATCCCGTATACTTGGAATGATAACCATGGATTCATGTTTAAATGGGTATGCTTGCAATATCTGCTGGTAAATTTGGCTGTAGGTTTCTGCACAAAATTctgtaaaaaaatattggatGATTTCCTCGTTTGTGTTGGCAGGTGGTCATTGCCACAGGAATTAGTTGTACTCTTCTGTTTCTACTGA
- the LOC122277731 gene encoding magnesium transporter MRS2-I-like isoform X2 — MVRDGEVVQVDPGVEVVAKKKTQTVARSWILMDCTGEGEVLDVDKYAIMHRVHIHARDLRILDPLLSYPSTILGREKAIVLNLEHIKAIITAEEVLLRDPTDENVIPVVEELHRRLPPVNVIRQGQVNIKEYPGGQNDMEASVEDESPFEFRALEVALEAICSFLAARTTELESAAYPALDDLTSKISSRNLDRVRKLKSAMTRLTARVQKVRDELEQLLDDDDDMADLYLSRKLAGASSPVSGSGAANWFSASPTIGSKISRASRASVATLFVDENDVEELEMLLEAYFMQIDGTFNRLTTLREYIDDTEDYINIQLDNHRNQLIQLELFLSSGTVCVSIFSLVTAIFGMNIPYTWNDNHGFMFKWVCLQYLLVNLAVGFCTKFCKKILDDFLVCVGRWSLPQELVVLFCFY, encoded by the exons ATGGTTCGGGACGGAGAGGTGGTACAGGTGGACCCTGGTGTGGAGGTGGTGGCGAAGAAGAAGACCCAGACGGTGGCTCGGAGCTGGATACTGATGGACTGCACGGGGGAAGGGGAGGTCCTGGATGTGGACAAGTACGCCATCATGCACCGCGTCCACATCCACGCCCGCGATCTCCGCATCCTTGACCCCTTGTTGTCCTACCCCTCTACCATCCTTGGCCGTGAAAAGGCCATCGTTCTCAACTTGGAG CATATCAAGGCAATTATCACTGCCGAAgag GTACTGCTTCGGGATCCAACCGATGAAAATGTAATCCCTGTTGTTGAGGAACTTCATAGGCGCTTGCCTCCTGTCAATGTCATTCGCCAAGGTCAAGTCAACATAAAAGAGTACCCGGGGGGGCAAAATGACATGGAAGCCAGTGTAGAAGATG AGTCCCCTTTTGAATTCCGGGCCCTGGAGGTAGCTTTGGAGGCTATTTGTAGTTTCCTTGCTGCACGTACAACGGAATTGGAGAGTGCTGCTTATCCTGCACTTGACGATCTTACCTCTAAG ATTAGTAGTCGTAACTTGGACAGGGTTCGTAAATTGAAGAGTGCAATGACGAGGTTGACAGCTCGGGTCCAAAAG GTTAGAGATGAACTTGAACAActacttgatgatgatgatgacatgGCTGACCTTTACTTGTCAAGAAagttggctggtgcatcttcacCAGTTAGTGGCTCTGGCGCTGCCAATTGGTTTTCTGCCTCTCCTACCATAGGCTCAAAGATATCCAGAGCAAGTAGAGCAAGTGTGGCTACACTTTTTGTAGATGAGAACGATGTTGAGGAGCTTGAAATGTTACTGGAG GCTTACTTCATGCAAATTGATGGCACATTCAACAGATTAACCACT CTGCGAGAATACATTGATGATACAGAAGATTACATCAACATTCAG CTTGACAATCATCGAAATCAGCTGATTCAG TTGGAGCTCTTTCTAAGTTCTGGAACTGTTTGTGTATCCATCTTTTCTTTGGTGACCGCAATATTTGGCATGAATATCCCGTATACTTGGAATGATAACCATGGATTCATGTTTAAATGGGTATGCTTGCAATATCTGCTGGTAAATTTGGCTGTAGGTTTCTGCACAAAATTctgtaaaaaaatattggatGATTTCCTCGTTTGTGTTGGCAGGTGGTCATTGCCACAGGAATTAGTTGTACTCTTCTGTTTCTACTGA
- the LOC122277751 gene encoding auxin-responsive protein IAA14-like has product MEVSRKMANMLGTDRDLNFKETELCLGLPGGGGSEPETTKATGKRGFSETVDLKLNLQSKEDSMKNASKANNQLLPCTKDPAKPPAKAQVVGWPPVRSCRKNIMMAQKNTSEEGKKVNGSAALVKVCMDGAPYLRKVDLKMYKSYQELSDALAKMFSSFTMGNYGAQGMIDFMNESKLMDLLNSSEYVPTYEDKDGDWMLVGDVPWEMFVESCKRLRIMKGSEAIGLAPRAMEKCKNRS; this is encoded by the exons ATGGAAGTTAGCCGGAAAATGGCGAACATGCTGGGCACCGACCGTGATTTGAACTTTAAGGAGACTGAGCTGTGTCTGGGGCTTCCTGGTGGGGGTGGGAGCGAGCCTGAGACTACGAAAGCTACTGGAAAGAGAGGGTTTTCAGAGACTGTTGACCTGAAGCTTAACCTTCAATCTAAGGAGGACAGCATGAAGAATGCTTCAAAGGCAAATAACCAGCTCCTTCCTTGCACCAAGGATCCGGCTAAGCCACCTGCCAA GGCACAAGTTGTGGGTTGGCCACCAGTGAGATCGTGCAGGAAGAACATCATGATGGCTCAGAAGAATACAAGTGAGgaaggaaagaaggtaaatgGCAGTGCGGCCTTAGTGAAGGTTTGCATGGACGGTGCGCCATATCTTCGTAAAGTGGACTTGAAAATGTACAAGAGCTACCAAGAACTATCCGATGCCTTGGCCAAGATGTTCAGTTCCTTCACCATGG GCAATTATGGGGCCCAAGGAATGATTGACTTCATGAATGAAAGCAAGTTAATGGATCTTCTGAACAGTTCCGAGTATGTGCCAACCTATGAAGACAAGGATGGCGACTGGATGCTTGTGGGCGATGTTCCATGGGA GATGTTTGTTGAGTCATGCAAGCGCCTGCGCATAATGAAAGGATCAGAAGCTATTGGGCTTG CCCCAAGAGCCATGGAGAAGTGCAAGAACCGAAGCTGA